The genomic region ATTAACTTTTGCAATTGGTGCCTTATTTAAAAACTGTTCATTATTTAATATTGTTTTACTTCGTTCTAACTCATAATGAATATCTTGTAACTGTTTTTGAATAAATAATTCTTGTTCTTTTTTATTAATTGTCATATCTAAAAAAACATCAATTGTTCCATCAATTAAAGGAAGCGCGATTGTTTGTCCTAAATGAGATATTTTCTTATTAATAGTTGTCATTTGACTATTAGTTAACTTTTCCAAAAAACCATTAATTTCCTGAGCATACTTCTGATAATCTTGATTATCAGAATTTAAATTAAAATTCAAAGCAATGTGATGTTTAATATTTCTTGTTGCCCGTAATTCTCTAATAACTGTTGTAATATTAATAACATTAACTAAATAATTTACGGGAGCAATATTTTCTAAAACTATCGGATATTTTTCTTCCATAATTGATTTTTCATTATTAAACATCTTTTGATAAATTTCTTCAGTTACAAAAGGAATTAAAGGATGCAATAAAATAATAATTTGCTTTAAAAGATAAAATAAGACTTGAATTGATGCCACTTTAGTTTTAGGATTTTGTAAATTACTTTTTGATAACTCAATATATCAAGAGCAAAAATCATCTCAAACAAAATTAAAAAGATATTTACCGCTAACAACAAATTCATATTTTTCCATATTTGCTTGCACTTTTTCAAGAACAAAATTAAAATTATTTAAAATTCAATAATCAACAGCTTCTAATTGTAAATCCAAAATATTATTCACTGGCTTAAAATCATCGGCTAAATTTAAAAGCACATATCGGCTCGCATTTCAAAGTTTATTAATAAAATTTCACGAAGAACGAACTTTAGTAATACTAAATCGTAAATCTTGCCCCGGAGTACTATTAGTTAATAAAAAAAATCGTAAACTATCAGCACCATACTCAGTAATAATATCCATTGGATCAATCCCATTACCCAAAGATTTTGACATTTTTCTTCCTTGTTCATCACGAATTAAACCATGAATTAATACCGCTTTGAAAGGTTTTTTATTAACTAAATATAATGATTCAAAAATCATCCGACTAATTCAAAAGAAAATAATATCATAACCAGTAACTAACAAGGAATTTGGCAAATATTTTTCAAAAAATAATTTATCATTATTTTGTTGCGCAAATATTAAAGGTCACAAAGCACTAGAAAATCAAGTATCTAAAATATCACTATCTTGTACTCATTCTTCTTTATTAGGTGGCGTTATGGCCACAATAATTTCCTTAGTATCTTGATGATATCATACTGGCAATTGATGACCCCATCACAATTGTCGGGAGATACATCAATCCTGAATATTTTCCAACCATTGATCTAAAATATTTGCAAATCTTGATGGATAAAACAAAATCGCATCAGCACTATTTTGTAATTTTAAAGCTCTGTTTACTAATGGCTGCATTTTAACAAACCATTGTTCTGATAAATATGGTTCAATAATAGCATCACTGCGTTCTGAATATCCTACTTGATGAACAAAATCAGCAATTTTAACAACTAAATTTTGTTTTTCTAAATCACCTATTAACTGTTGTCGACAAACAAAACGGTCTAATCCCTCATATTGTAAAGCTGTGGCATTCATTATGCCACCAGAATCCATACAAATAATTAAATCCAAATTATGTCTTTTAGCAATTTGATAATCATTAAAATCATGAGCAGGCGTACATTTCATTATTCCTGTTCCAAGTTCCATTACAATGTATTCATCAGCAATTATCGGAATTCTTTGTTTATTAACCGGATTAATAACTTCTTTATGAAGATACTTTTGATAACGAACATCATTAGGATGAAAAACTAAGGCTTGATCAGCAAACATCGTTTCTGGTCTTGTTGTGGCAATTGTAATCATTTCATCACTATCTACTAAGGGATAATTAAGATAATACATTTTACCTTGAACTTCTTTATAAGTTACTTCCATATTTGATAACGCTGTTTTTAATTGTGGGTCTCAATTAATAATTTTTTTGCCACGATAAATTAAACCATCATTATATAATTTAACAAATGTTTCATTAACTAATTGATTAACATCACTATCTAAAGTAAACTTCTCATAACGATAATCTAATGCTAATCCTAATTTTGCTCATTGCTCACGAATTATCTGAGCATATTCATCCTTTCACGAATTAACTTTAGTAATAAACTGATTACGAGAAAAACTAGTAATCCGTTTTTTCTCTTCATCTCATATTCTTTCAGCAACTTTTACTTGGGTAGCAATTCCCGCATGATCCATTCCTGGAAATCAAGTAACACCATAACCAGTTAAAATTTTATAACGCGCCATAACATCTTGTAAAGTATTATTCCAAGCATGACCCAAATGTAATTTACCAGTAATATTAGGTGGAGGCAAAATCATACTAAAAACAGGTTTATTATTAATATTATCAGCACTAAATAATCGTTTTTCTAGTCAATAATCATACTTACCATTTTCTACTTCAAAATGCTCATATTTTTTACTTAATGATTTCATTAATTCTCTCCTACTTATTTTCAATAATTATATCAAACATTAAGAAATATAAAAAATGATACTTAATTAATCTAATATTTAATCTTTTTTCAACGATAATATAATGAATTTAAAACAACAGTAAGATCAGAAAATGCCATCGCCGCGGCTGCAAAAATTGCAAATTCAAAATTAGGAATTGATATTCAAAATCAACCAGATAACATTGCTACTGGTAAGGCAATAAGGTTATAACCAAATGCTCACATAAAATTAGTTTAAATAACCCTTCTTGTTTGCTTCGTTAACACAATCGCTTTATAAATATTTAAAACATCAGGTTTAATGATAATAATATCACTAAGATTAACTGCGATTTCCGCTCCTGTTCCCATCGCAATTGATAAATCAGCTTGTTGTAAAGCAACACTATCATTAACACCATCACCAACAAATGCCACTTTTTTACCTTGTTTTTGCAATTTCTTAATAATATTAGCTTTATCTAATGGTTGAATATTAGCAAAGTAATGCTCAATACCAATAGCAGTAGCAACTCCTCTAGTAATAACTTCATTATCACCACTAATCATATAAACTTCAATACCTTCTTGCTTCAACTTAGCAACCGTTTTAATCGCATTTAACTTAATCTGATCCTCTAACACAAATAAAGTTACAATAACTTTATCAATTGCTAACCCCAATACCAATTGATTAATTTCTTTGCTTTTTTCAACAATTCTTTGTAAAGGAACTGCTAAAACAAATTTTTTTTCTAATAATTTAGTAACCGAAGAAATCGTAACTCGCTGTTTATTACATAACCCTTGAATGCCAAAACCAATAGTTTCTTTCACATCCGTCAAGGATACTTTACTAATATTATATGCTTCTTGGTATGCTTTAAAAGCAGTAGCAATTGGATGCGCTGACATATTTTCTAAACTCACAGCAAAAGTAATATGCTTTTCTTCGCCATAAATAGCCTTAATACTTAATTTGCCATCAGTAACAGTTCCGGTTTTATCAAAAGCAACAATATCAATTTGATTAATTTTTTCAAAAGCATGAACTTTATTAAAAATAATTCCTTCTTGGGTTGACTTTGCAATTCCCACAGTTATTGCTAAAGGTGTTGCTAATCCCAAAGCACAAGGACAAGCAATAATTAATGTTGAAATTGCAGTTTTAATAGCAATACCATAAGGATCAGACATAATAAATGATAAATCAAATAACGGTAAAATAAAAGCATAAACTAAAAAAACTAATAATGCTAACCCTAAAACAAAAGGAACAAAAATCGCCGCAATCTTATCAGCAATCTTTTGTAAATTGGTTTTTTGTTGTTGCAATTGTTCTACTTTATTAATAATACTTGCTAATATCGTTTCATTACCAATTTTTGTTGCTCGCATTATAAAAGCTTCACCTGCATTAGCAGAACCACCAATTAATAATTCACCAGTCAATTTTTTTACAATTTGACTTTCATCTGTAATTAATGAATCATTAATATATGCTAACTCGCCTATTAAAACACCATCAGTAGGAATTTTATCACCCTTTTTAACTAATAACTGATCATCAATTTTAATATCAATAGCAGCAATTGTTGCATATTTATTATTTTCTTTAAAAATAGTCGCCTCTTTTACTTGCAACGACATTAAATCTTGTAAGCCATCAATCGCACGATTACGAACTATTTGCGATATTGCATCGCCGACTAAAACAAAAGCTATAATTGAAGCCCCAATCTCAAAATACATATGTTGAAATTTATTATCAATCATCATATAATTCATTAATTGTTGATGACTAATTCCTTGAAATAAACCAATAATATGTTGCTTACCATATGGTGAATATTGCAACATCAAAACAATTAAATAAATACTATAGATAAATGCCACCAAAGACGACAAAATGATTAATGAATACATGCCGACTCGTCGTTGTTGAAACAATTCTTGATATCAGGCTTTATAAAAATTAAATCCTAAAATAAACTGGACAATACTCGCAAGCATTAATTGAATAATTGGATTACCAAAATATACTGCCAATGGATTTACTTTACCCATTGATATTCACATCGGAATAACTAATAAAATAGCAAAAACTGAGCGTAAAATTTCTTTGATTTTAAATCAATGATGTTGTTTATCAGTATGTGTTAAATGCATCTGATGACAAAGATTACTATTTGACTTGATCTTTCTTAATTTCATTATAACTCTACCTCTAAACTTAGTTTTTAAATATATTCAGTAATTTTTTCAAGAACAGCATCATAACCCATTTTACTAATACTTGATGTTTTAATAATGTCAATATCATTAATAATCAGCAATGTTTCTTTAATTATTTTTTCTTGCTTGTTAATATCATTTTTCTTTAGTTTATCTAACTTCGTAGTAACAATGAGAATATTAATATTTCGTTCTCGTAAAAAATTAAACATTAATAAATCATCCGCATTAGGAGTTCGTCTTAAATCTAATAATAAGATTGCTAACTTTAAATTTTTTCGCTCTAATAAATAAGTATCCATCATTTTAACAAATTGTTTTTTAATACTCTTACTTATTTTTGCAAAACCATAACCGGGGCAATCAACAAAACGAAATTCATTATTATTAATAGCAAAAAAATTAAGCATTTGTGTTTTACCAGGCGAACTAGACACCTTTGCTAATTGTTTATTGTTACATAAAGAATTAATAAATGTTGATTTTCCAACATTACTTCGTCCTAATAACAATACTTCACTAATCTCATCATCAATTCATTGTTCCTTATTAATAGCACCTTTAAGAAACACACTCTTAGTAATTTTCATTGTTTTCACCACTTTTATTTTCTAAAACTAAAAATGAAATAATTTTTAATTTTATTAAAATTTTACCTTGTGCTTAAAATTTTATCGTATAGAATAAAAATATGCAACTATTTAGTTTGTAAGGGTCGCGTTTAGTTTTCTTAGGTATTTTTAAAAAAAGAAAAAATAATCATTTACTATAAATTATTTCAATATGCAAATTAAGTATATATTTCTTATGTATGATTTTTTTTGTAAAAAATTATTTTAATGTTGTTTTTATAAGCATTTTAGTGAGTTTTTATAACCTTTTATTAAGATTATGTTTGTTAATATTAAATATTTTGTTTTATTACTTATTTTTTAGATAAAATGATAATTAAATTGTGATTACTTTTTTTTCAAAATTATTTAAACCTTTTCCTACCTAACAAAACTTTACGCGTCCGTTTGAGTAGTATTTGATTTTCATTAGTTTTAAATATATATGGATGTAATAAAATTAAGGAAAATCAAATTTACAATTTTAAAGAACAAGAACAATATCAAGCTAATATGCAAAGAGCCTTAAATAAATATACCACAGCACAAGAAATTATTGGGAGTATTGAACTTAATCTCGGAAGTTTAAGCAAAACTGCTACTGATTTAAAACCACTTATTAATAAACAATTCAATAATATTATTAAACAACAAGTTGGTTCTTTAAAAATTAAGTCTTTAAAACTTAGTAATTATCACAAGGCATTAGTACAAGACAATGACTTCACTGGTAACATTAAATATGAACATCAAGAAATGTGAAAACCAGAATTTTTTCATCCAGAAATGTTATTTGTATTTTACAGTGACATTACCTTACAATCAACAATATTTCCTAACTTAACTTTTAAAAGACAGCCTTCTGGTATTAATAGTATTTGTCAGATAATTACTACACATTATAGTTGCGACTATAACTGATACTTTCATATTAAATATCAGTAATCCAAACTGAAAGCAGGAATTAAAATGAAACAAGCAATGTTTTTAATACCAATATTAGCAATAACCCCCAATCTATGAAACAATTTAAATAATAACAACTATTCACAAATTCAAGAACCTATCCTTACAAAAGATGATGTTAAAGTATATTATCAAAATAAAGAATTATCTCCTAATAGCGAATATTGAGATACTAAAGGATGATTAAACAATGAAGAAAGTAATCAATTAACTTTTAAATTTAAGAAACACTTAAATATTAATTTGGAGCAAGCAGCCAAATATATTAAACCAATTGATAGCGCCCAAGCATCATTTAATGAATGATCGCCCATAACAAAAACTACGGAAACAATCCGATTAGATTACCTGAATTGTAAATATAAATGGGACAGTTTTTTAAAATAATTGTATTAAATCTATTGGTCTTTTATTAAGATAATGATTTTCTGGGTGTAGAATTAATTTGAAATGCTATAGAATTTAAGTCTTTTTGTTTATATGAAGATAAATCAGTAGGTTTTGGTAAATATCTTCTTAAAATACCATTATTGTTCTCATTTAAACCTCTTTGACAAGGTTTGCCGGCATCTGCAAAATAAATTTTAACATTACAATTTTTTTCAATTAATTTTCATTTACTAAATTTTTTACCACGATCAAAAGTAATAGTTTTAATTGTTCCTGGTATTAATTTTGAAATAAATTTTATTATACTTTGTGTAATACTTTCTGCTTTATGATTTTTAGTTTTCAAAGGAATTGTGGTTTTTGATCATATATCAGCTAAAGTAATAATAGAACTTTTATGATCTTTACCAACGATAGTATCTCCCTCTAAATGGCCAAATTCTTGTATATTTTTAATATTTGGAATGATTAAATTTCTTTCATGAATAGATTTACAATTATTAATTCTGCCCCTAGTTTCTTTTTGTTTATGAGGTTTATTTTTGCCTTTTCTCAATAAATTTTTTTCATCAAAACCCATTCGATTTGTTTTAAACATGTTATATAAAGTTTTTGTTGAAATATTTTTTATTTTATTTTTCTTTAAAAAATCAGCAATTATATCAAGAGCATAATTTTTAGTAATTAACAAATGATTGATAGTATTAATTTCTGTTAAAGTTAAAATTATTAATTTTCTACCTGCATTTTGTTTATTTTTTTGAACTTGATTCAATATTTCTAATGGTAATAAGTTTTGATTTAATAATTTACAAACTCTGTGTACAGTTGATTTACTATAATCAATTGCTTTTGCTATTTTACGAATAGAAAATCCATAACTTTTATATTCTTTTATTGCTATTATTGATTCAATAGTCAGATACTTATACATTGTGCTAATTCCTTTCTTTTCTTAATTATAGAATTAACACAATTTGTTTTTTATATGCCAAATTGTAAAGTTAAGTGCAACTAAATTATTTTTCTAACCAAATATTCGATTGGCGAAAGATAATTTAGTATTTTTCTTGGTCTTTGGTTTAAAGACAATATAAATTTATGAACTGCATTTTTAGTAGTGTTTGAAAAATTAAATTTTTTAGGAAATTTTTCTCTAATTAAACCATTAGTATTTTCATTAGTACCTCTTTGTCAAGGTGAATATGCATCAGCAAAATAAATTTTCACATTTAAATTTTTTTCAAGTTGTTGTCAATTAGCAAATTCTTTACCCCTATCAAATGTTATAGTCTTAACAAGATTATTTGGAAGAATTGATAAATAATGACTAATATTTTTGTTAATAACTTTAGTAGTTCTATTTTCAACTAATATTGCTAAAGTAAATCTTGATGTTCTTTCAACTAAAGTTATTAAACATGATTTACTTTTACCTCGTGATGATACTACAGTATCACCTTCTCAATGGCCAAGAGTTATGCGATTATTAACATTTCGTTCTTTAATGGATTTACCATTAAATTTACCCCGATTTTCTTGAGATTTTCGTTTCGTACCTTTTCTTCTTAAATTTTTACTAGTAACCTTTTCAAGTAATCCAGAATAAATTCAATTATAAATTGTTTTAAAACTAATAATTCATTCTTGATGAAAATTTTTAATTCTGCCATAAATTTGTTCAGGCGATCAACCTAATAATAATTTTTGTTGTACATATTTTACTAATTCTCTATTTTTAAATTTATGAAACCTGAAATGTAAAATTAAAAAGGACACTTATATAAAAAACAAATTGTGTTAATTCTATAATTAAGAAAAGAAAGGAATTAGCACAATGTATAAGTATCTGACTATTGAATCAATAATAGCAATAAAAGAATATAAAAGTTATGGATTTTCTATTCGTAAAATAGCAAAAGCAATTGATTATAGTAAATCAACTGTACACAGAGTTTGTAAATTATTAAATCAAAACTTATTACCATTAGAAATATTGAATCAAGTTCAAAAAAATAAACAAAATGCAGGTAGAAAATTAATAATTTTAACTTTAACAGAAATTAATACTATCAATCATTTGTTAATTACTAAAAATTATGCTCTTGATATAATTGCTGATTTTTTAAAGAAAAATAAAATAAAAAATATTTCAACAAAAACTTTATATAACATGTTTAAAACAAATCGAATGGGTTTTGATGAAAAAAATTTATTGAGAAAAGGCAAAAATAAACCTCATAAACAAAAAGAAACTAGGGGCAGAATTAATAATTGTAAATCTATTCATGAAAGAAATTTAATCATTCCAAATATTAAAAATATACAAGAATTTGGCCATTTAGAGGGAGATACTATCGTTGGTAAAGATCATAAAAGTTCTATTATTACTTTAGCTGATATATGATCAAAAACCACAATTCCTTTGAAAACTAAAAATCATAAAGCAGAAAGTATTACACAAAGTATAATAAAATTTATTTCAAAATTAATACCAGGAACAATTAAAACTATTACTTTTGATCGTGGTAAAGAATTTAGTAAATGAAAATTAATTGAAAAAAATTGTAATGTTAAAATTTATTTTGCAGATGCCGGCAAACCTTGTCAAAGAGGTTTAAATGAGAACAATAATGGTATTTTAAGAAGATATTTACCAAAATCTACTGATTTATCTTCATATAAACAAAAAGACTTAAATTCTATAGCATTTCAAATTAATTCTACACCCAGAAAATCATTATCTTATAAAAGACCAATAGATTTAATACAATTATTTTAAAAAACTGTCCCATTTATATTTACAATTCAGGAAAATAAACATGTAATTGTTTTCTATTTTCTGCTTTATTTTGTGCAATTAATGAAAAATAATGATTATTATCTTTATTTGTATTAACTTCTCGATTAATAGTACTAATACTTCGATTAAGATTTTTAGCTATTTCACTAATTTTTACTTTAAATTTCAATTGATTCTCAATATAAATTCTTTCATCTATGCCAAGATGTTTGTATCCCATATAAAAACTCCTTAAATTTACTTTTTCTAAAATAAACTTAGCATCATGAAATTTTTATATGAAATCTTTTGCAATTTTATTTACTTGCACTTACAAGTATAATTCAGCATATAAGTGTCCTTTTTAATTTTACATTTCAGGTTATCAAAAAGGTAATGCTTTTTGCTCTAATCATTACTTAACTTTTAATAGCACCGTAGATAAATATCCCATATTAAATAAAGAAAAAAGTGATTTTCTATATTATACTAATGGCAATGAAATGATACCAAGATTTCGTAATAACTCCATAACAAAACAACTATGATGAAACGAAATAAAATTTTTATTTATTACCAAGTTAGTTTTCACACCTTATCTAGAAAGTAAAAGCGATTGAACACAACAACAAGCTGATAAATGAATAGCAATGTATAAAGAATACGCTCAATATATTTTTGCTGGTAAACCTGTAATGAATTCACCAATGGATTTAGTTAACCCTTGTGCCTTTAAATTAGATAAAACAAATCAAAATAATGAATTTATCTTAACAATAAATCCTAAAACATATAACCCATGAGGTAATGAAAAAAAATCGACAACACTACCGCATTGAGGATTTAGTTTTGGGATTACATCCAAATATAATGGTTCAATGACCGATTTAATTTATCAAGGACGCACCATACTAACTAATATTAGTGATGCTAATTTATCTTCGGAAATTTTAAAATACTTACTTTCAAAAAGATAATCGTGACAAAAAGAATTTCTAATTCTTAACTAAGGATTAGAAATTCTTTATCTTTTAAACTTACTAAAATCTGGCATTCTTCCTGATTTAATTTGTTTTGCCATTGCATCAACACTTTTTTTAGCTTTTTCAAATTGATTTATTAAATTATTAAATTCTTTTTCATTTCGTCCCGAACCTTTAATAATCCGATTTTTTCTTTTTAAATGTTTTAAAAGTCGTGGATCTCTTCGTTCTTTTTTAGTCATTGAATCTAATAATGCTCTTGTAACTAATAGTTTACTTTCAGCACCTTCAATTTTGGCATCACTAAGATTATTAACCCCAGGCATCATTTTAATTATTCCTGAAAGTTTACCCATCTTTGACATTTGTTTCATTTGATTAGCTAAATCATCTAAATCAAATTGTCCCATCATCATTCGATTCATTGTTTTCTGAATTGATCTTTCATCAACAACATCTTGAGCTTTTTCAAATAAACTTTGAACATCGCCCATCCCTAAAATTCGGTCAGCCATTCTTTCAGGATAAAAAATATCTAATGCTTCAACCTTTTCTCCTGTACCAGCAAACATAATCGGAATTTTAGTTAAATGACTAATAGAAAGTGCCGCTCCACCACGAGCATCACCATCTAATTTAGAAAGAATTGTTCCTGTTAAATTAAGATATTGATGAAATCGTTCAGTAACATTAATTATTTCTTGTCCTGTCATCGCATCAACAACAATAAGAATTTCTTGGGGATTAATATTTTGTTTTAAATTAGATAATTCATCCATTAATACGCTATCAATATGCAATCTTCCTGCTGTATCAACAATAACAACATCAAACTTATTTTCCATTGCATAATTAAGAGCATTGTTAGCAATTTTAACAACATCTTTTTCATTATCCAATGAAAATACAGGAATGTCTAATTGCTTACCTAACGATTTTAACTGCTCAATGGCGGCTGGCCGATACACATCACAAGCAACTAACAAAGAATTCTTATGATACTTTTTTCGTAATAAATTTGCTAACTTAGCTGTTGTGGTTGTTTTTCCACTTCCTTGTAACCCCACCATCATAATAACTGTTGGTCGTTTATTAAGATTCAATAAATGTTCTTTATGTCCCATAATACGAATTAACTCATTATGAACAATTTTAATTAACATTTGTTCAGGTTTTAAACCTTCAAGAATAAACTCTCCCTTTGCAAGATCACGAACATTATTAACAAATTCTTTTACCACATTAAAATTAACATCAGCCTCTAATAAAGCAAGTTTAATTTCACTTAAAGTAGCTTCCATATTTTGTTCTGTTAAAGTTGATGTCTTAATATTTTTCTTAATAGCTTTAGTAATACGATTCGCCAAAAAATCAGTAAACATTTTTATACCCCATTTATTTATAAATTTTAACTTCGCTAATAATTATATCATATGTAATAAGAAATTTATAGATATCGTAGAAAAGAGAGAATTTATATTCTCTCTTTTCTGCTCTTTAAATTATGAATTATTTCTAGGTTTTGTTTTAACTAAAAAATTAATCTTTTTATCACTATCAGAAATAATATCACGAGAATTTTTTTCTCTTAATTGAAATAATACCGTAACTTGCCCAAAACTTTTACCAGCAGCCGTTATTACTTTATCATTTCAATCGCTTTCATTAGGAACGATTAATAATTCATAATTGCCTTTATAAATATCTTTTGTTTTATTTTGTAAATAATTTATAAACTCAGACATAGTTGCAAGAGGTTCATTAATCATTGTTTTATTTTCAGGAAATATCCTTCCAAGTTCTGAATGAATATAATCTTTTATTTCTTCACCTGTTGAAGCCAAGACCTTAACAGTAATAGTTTTTGTTTCTAAAATTTCACAATTATGAATTGCTTGAATTTTAACTTGGACATCATAATCACTAATATAAACTTTTTTTCAATCTAAAACTTCATATTTTATCTTAACACCAACTGGTGGCATTTCCGTAACTAAATTTCTAACTACTTGTTCAATATCTTGCTCATTTTTA from Spiroplasma endosymbiont of Lonchoptera lutea harbors:
- the ffh gene encoding signal recognition particle protein → MFTDFLANRITKAIKKNIKTSTLTEQNMEATLSEIKLALLEADVNFNVVKEFVNNVRDLAKGEFILEGLKPEQMLIKIVHNELIRIMGHKEHLLNLNKRPTVIMMVGLQGSGKTTTTAKLANLLRKKYHKNSLLVACDVYRPAAIEQLKSLGKQLDIPVFSLDNEKDVVKIANNALNYAMENKFDVVIVDTAGRLHIDSVLMDELSNLKQNINPQEILIVVDAMTGQEIINVTERFHQYLNLTGTILSKLDGDARGGAALSISHLTKIPIMFAGTGEKVEALDIFYPERMADRILGMGDVQSLFEKAQDVVDERSIQKTMNRMMMGQFDLDDLANQMKQMSKMGKLSGIIKMMPGVNNLSDAKIEGAESKLLVTRALLDSMTKKERRDPRLLKHLKRKNRIIKGSGRNEKEFNNLINQFEKAKKSVDAMAKQIKSGRMPDFSKFKR